The Mus pahari chromosome 2, PAHARI_EIJ_v1.1, whole genome shotgun sequence genomic interval ATCTGACACCCCCCAGAAAGGGTTCAGCACAACCTGCCCTTATAGTTCAAGGCAATAACTATTAATGGTGATTTAGCTTGGGTGTGGGGGGAGGCTGTGAGGGGAGGCTGTGGCTGGAGAAACGCTCTCATTCATCTCAGGACCAGATGGGGTGCAAGATAGCAGAACTTTAGCTCAACAAGCtacccacccccacagccccatGGCGGCCCTCTGGGGGCAGCTCAGAGGCCCCGGGTGGAAATGTGGGTTTCATTCTTCTTCTCCGGCTACCAGAGAGGCTTGGCTTACATTCTAGAACAAGAGTCAAGTCCCCAGACTTTTCAGGGCCACCACAGCCTGGAAAGCAAATGGGCACCTTTAAGAGAAGTCTGGGGGTACCCTAGGATTCAACCCTACCTTAGGGTTACACAGGGAGTTGGGTCCAGCAGCCACCGCGATACTCCCAATGCAAAAAGAGGCAGGTGCGGGGTATCTGTACCAAGCTTAAACTCAATACCATTGCAATCATGTGCTCAGCATGGTAAGGTTGATGGTAGCCACTTGATTACCCCAAGGGGGCTTCTTGCCCTGTTTGCTGACCTGGAGCCCCCCCAGGAGAGAGAAGTCCACTTCTGCCTTCTCCCGAACCACACATTctgggctggagctggagttacactcTCACCCCACCTAAAATTCTTCCACCACAAAGGCCAGCGGGGAGAGCAGCTGCAGGCAATCCCAGACCACCTCTCTCCCAGATGCCACTGTAGGCTGGATCGGGAAGGAGGACACACCTCTCTGCCCTGCCACCAACCTTACCCTAGAACCCCGGAAAGGAAGACTGCTGGTCGGCTACGCTCTTCCCTCTCTGGGCCCCTGGACTGCCCACGCTCTCTtcccctttcacacacacatacgctcAGTACGCCCCCTTGGAGGGACTGCCAGCTCTTTCACAACTGGCTTTTCCCTTAAACTAGCAACATCTCCCCAGGGCTGGCTACCAACCACCTCTTCAGGGACTGCCCCCTTCCCAAGCCTTTGTGAACCCTCAAAACCCTGGGCCATCCTCAGGTCCAGGGTGGAATATTCAGGACTGGAGTTAAGAGACTGAGGGTGTGAGGTGATGGGGCACACAAGAGCACCAGCTTGGGCTCACGGAGCAGGACCCTCCCATCTTTGGTCCTTGAGTCACTCTGAGCCTACTATTATTCAAGGGTGCGAGTGAATAGTGAACTTGGCTTCGCTAGATCTTGGCCCCAGAAGCTCACGTCCTCATGAGCAGCAGGCCTCCCGGTTTAGGCTGTCCAGCCTACTGCCTGTCTGCTCGCCCCAACACTCCCCTCCACCACCCTTCCACACCCACATACCAGCAGGGTTCCAAAGCTTATTCACTTGCAGGATCCCAAAAGCAGACCAGGAGAGACATGGGGGCTCTGTGGTCAGGCCCACCTGTTCCGGGCCCAGGAGACCTGAGCTCCTCCTCCACTTTCTCATCAGTCGGTGTCTCTGGTACTGACCTGACTGGAGAAtcactctcccctctccttcccactcttTGGCTAAAGCTAGATCAAGGACCCCAACAGGCCCATCTTCCTGACTACCCCTACCTCCCACTGGGCCTCTGCCCTAAGTCACTGAATCCCAGGCTCCGTATCTGGGCCCCAAAGTTGGCAGCTGCCCCAAGGATTTGGACAAAATGGCCAAGAATGGCGGATGGGATCCCCCAAGAATAGAGAACGGACCTGTGGTCTATACAGAGTTGTAGGAATCCATCCAAGCCCGAGTAATTCCTCTatcaccctacccccaccccagggcaagatcagggaggaaggactgaaaggCCCCCCAGATAAGGTCAAAGCAGGACCCTGGTCATGGGCAGCTGGGTGATGGGGAATTTATGGGTCTGGGGGGGTTAGGTGTCCTAGGGCCAGAGAGAAAAGGCTGGCTGACCCTTCCCCCACACTGATTCACTGCAAGAGGAAAGAGCGAGTTCCTAAGAAACAAACAGTAGGTCAGTGTGGGACTGACCTCTAGAGCCCAGGCCAGTCACCGAGAGACGAGCAGGGAGCTGAGAGAAAGTGCTGTCCAAAGGGTAGCAAAGGCTGGGGCTTCTTAGGCTCATCCTCTTCCCTGACTGTAGGAACGGCAAGGGACTCCAAAAAGGAGCTGGGACACCACAAGTGTGCCACGAGGCCTGATGCAGAGCCCCTTGGGCTGCTGGACTAATGCAAactgcacgcacgcacacacacacacacacacacacacacacacacacacacacacacccctctaatCTAAGAAAGGGAGACGGAATCCAACAAGCCAGTGAGAGGCTGTATCCAGTAGCAGAAAAAGCCGCATCCACCTCAGTTCTCGACATCAGTGAACTTTCTCAGGAAGCTCCGGGCTTGCTTTTCTGTGGGTCAGTTTCCGGACCCACTCTACCAAGGCTGGAGAAGGATGTATCCAAAGGCTTGTTTTGCAGATCCCAGATGAACTTCAGAGAGGTCAAACAGCCTGAGCAAGGTCACTCAGTGCTAAGTAACAAAGTCTACCTGACCTTTGAACTTCCAACAAAGCACAGGCCCTATTGTTCATTACATCATCAGCTATACAAACACAGAATTAAATGTTACAAGGAATTAAAATGTTACACTCCACCCCCTCATTCCCAACCACATCAACACATTTCAACAACCCTGGGTGAATTGAGCTGCACCCCACTCAtggtcaattcttttttttaccTGCTAACCCCGAGGAGATGAACTTTTGACACTTGGCCCCTGAATTCCCAAGGTTCTAgggcagtgcttctcagccttcctaaagctgtgaccttTACCacggtgacccccaaccataaaaccatTCCATTGCTACTTTGTGATTTCTAATGTAGATATATGATATGTAAGATATCTGAGATGCAGGATATACGATACGTAAGCCCCctggggtctcaacccacagattgagaaatgCTGTTCTAGGGTCTTCTACCGAGGTGTGAGGCCAATAAAGCTATGTATCAAAAATCCTCTCCAGGGCTCAGAATAAACGGATCTTTGCTTAAAGGTTCACTCCCTAGTCAACAGGGAACAGCAAGAAGGCAATAAACCAGCGCCACTGAGAAGGAATTTCTTCTCCCTTATCAGGGCGGGCTCCATATTTATCTTGTCGTTGGTCCTTTAACCCATATTTGCCCCCACCTTCCTTAAATTCCCCTTTGGGCTTATCTCCAAGCTGTCCTTTTCCTCAAAAGATTAGAGACTTAAACATAACCAGTGAGCAGTATCTATAATCTTCAAAGAGCACTTTAGACACCATAAACAATATTTTAGCAGGCACCGACTCCCTTCCCCTTACCATACCTGCCCTCATAAAGAACATACgagtgaagcagagagaaaaaaacgTTCTAGTTCCGATAAAGCGCAAGCAAGCCAGAGCCGAGCAAGGCTCCAGGCTGGCTTACTCAGACTTGCCTAGACACCCAACCCCACCTTCCATGGCCGCCCCGTGCAAGCCCCGTGAACCCCCTCTCACCGGTAGCGCACAGAGCGATGAAGGTCTGTGCATGCTTGCGGATCAGGGACAGCTTCTCCTTTTGCTGGGGCAGCTTGCGTAGGATGTGCTCGATGAAGTCGTGAGGGGTGACTGCGGCCAGGTTCCACTTCAGCTTGCCCAACACCACCAGTTCCCACTCCTGCAAAGGGTgagaggaagagggcagagcTCTTAAGACTCCATAGGCTGACTCCAGGCACGGGCTGGGGGCTAGGTTTCTAACCAGCTCTAACGATATAGGATCAAGATCGATCTCATGATCGACCATAAGGGGAGCCTCATCTGTCAGTGTGCTCCTCATGCTCTGAAGATGCTCGTGGCTTTTCTTGGGCTAAAAAATCATCATGCACCACTGAAAATAATCAGAGACCAGGTAGCTACTGCCAAGACCAGCCTTTTCTCTAGTTTTCTTCCTATCTCATCGCTTCCCCTGACTTCCACAAAATGCTCTAGCCTGCCCACTCAAAAAGTTGGGCCTATAGCAAGATCTAGCCAAGGCCATTGTGGTGCTGTGGCAAGAATTTGTTGGCTGTATCAGACGACTAATAGTTTCTTTACTCctcatgaaaaaaataatgatgcTTACAGATGCAGAACAGAAGCCTCCTTGGCCCAACTCCTTGGCAGCCAGTTCGCTGGCCTTTCCTTGTGGGGAAAAAGTATCATTTTCCCTCTTTGCTGCCAACATCTTCCCCTTTGACACACCATGAAGTCTTGGGGATCTGACACTCACCCTTTCACCTAAATCTTCACTGGCCTTTGTCTTCATGGCTAAAACCCTGAGGTGGTCACTTGTGACTCCATTTTGAAGATCGTGATTTGGGGCAAGGTGGAGGTGCTTAAACAGGGTCCTAACATTCTTCAGCCCATGTACTGGGCTATAACGTTCTCTTCTAGGGGGCTCCACTGCACCCCGCTAGTTGGCTACTTTGTgtctcttttataaaataaatatggggAATAATGTTCGAATGAACTGGACTAAATATGATAATACCCCAAAGAGATGCACACCTGGAAGTACACGTCTGGGGTTCTACCTCTTTAAGGCaagaagtttgaggctagcttgaaTTACGTAAAGGTCCCAATTTTTGTTCGTTTTTGCTTTGTTGGGGGGGGGATGCAATCAAAAGGAACCAATCCGTAGGATTCAAAAGTGCAGTGCCTGGCAGTGCCTGACTCTGCAGTTCACCTGGCTTCATCTGCTAAGCTTGGGGACCAGCTATAAAGCCCATCAGCTGGACCAGCTATGGTGTTTCCTGGAGCAAGCTCCTTTCACATGTAAAATAGGAAGGTTCTTCTAGGGTGCATAACTTCTGGATGGGAGGTGGGAAGCTGGCACACTTTACCTGGAGAATTGAGTTAGCTTTTGCCGGTCCTGGAAAAATTAGGGTGTCTTGAAAAATACCTCCAATCCTCTAGCACACCAACCACATAGAAGAgtctttttcatgttttgtttttttttgagaataaacaagctggcctccaattctaatcttccccccccccacaagctTTCAAGTCTGCCCGGGCTTTTTGCAGAaagttaggggaaaaaaaaaaacaaacttccttAACTAAGCAAAAATCAGAAATGGCTTGAGTCCCaagcccttccttcttccagggCAATGTGAGCACAAACTCGTCCTCTGGCACCATTACTGAAAGAATCAGATCTTCCAGAAGAAAGCACCTTTAGGGGCCTCTCAGACCAATCCAGAAGCAGCTGAAATCTGGCAGTGTTTCAAAGGTGAAGTCATTCAGGCCCCTCTTTGCATTCTCCGCAATTCCTCCCCCAGCCTTGCACATGTctgccactaggtggcagcacaggcccaGAAAGGAAGGATCCTCACAAAGGGCTCAGTTCAAGAAATCAGTCTTTGCCTAGGAGATTATGCAGGCCCAGCAATGGCAGCAAGGGGGAGGGAGTCGATAGAGGGGGTGGTCTTCTTCCACCAGGGCGAGGTGTGCAAACCACTGTAAAAGAGAGCTGCAGAACCTTCCGTGTGTGGCATTAACATGGGGGTCGGAGAGAgtgcatgagaaaaaaaaaaaaggtagatggTTGGGGGAAAACCAAGACAGGACCCCCTGGGGACTGTATTCAGGTCACTGTGCCTTTTGGAGCTGAACTCTCATGCTTCAGATCCCACCAATAGAAAGCCAGATGTTGATTTTGCATCCAAGTTGCTATGTTCATACTTAGTGCTTTGTTGATACTTAAGTGATCAGCTCCTATGTTCGTACCTGAGACTTTATTGGTCTTTAAGACATTACCTGTTACACCTCCAGGGTCTTGGGAAACAATGCAAACTAGAATGTGAGAAATCAATCCGTGTTCTCTGGGTTCAGTGGAAATCTGGACCTTAATTAAAACATCATTaactaaaatattctatttacGCCCCCCCTTCACTCACTCACAGCAGAATTTCACCCTCATGTATTTCCATGAGGTACTGATAGCTTTGCTCACTCCCTGAGGAGGGAAGACTAGCTCTCTCCTCCTAAAGGACAGTCTTGGTTAGTGTGATGGGGGAGGGCAGAGTCAGGAGCAGGGAAGGCGGCATTACCAGCAGCTCCTGGGGCTTCACAGAGTTGTCGGTATAAATGCACAGCTTTTCCGCAGTCAGCGGGATGGTCTCTTTCAGCTTGGAAGCTAGGAACATGCACACTGCGCCCAGGAGCTGAAGATGGGTCTTAGGAGTCGGGACTCCAGCCAAGAAACGGTCCAGGTAATTCATGGCCAGAGGGAAGACCTCTTCCTCACACTTCTGTTCCTCACAGACCTACAGTCAGGAGTGGGGTAGGGTCCGAGGGGAGAGGGAAACATTAGTATCAGAAACAGcgggagaagaaaaataaaagcataatcggtgataataaaaagaattattatttttttaatgtgagtgtggggaggggaggagagtagAAAGGACAGTAATAGAGGTGAGAACGGTGGGGTAAATCCAAAGGGCTCCTGGGGTTAGGGTATTCCCGCAAAGCTGAAAAAGGTGATGAACTAAAACCTCCACAAACCCCAAGGCAAAGCCCAGAGCCGCCGCCGCCTGCCGTTCCCTCTGGCTCACTTCTCAGCACACCAACTCACTCTCTTTTTTGGATTTCGTCATCTTttcaaaaaatcaataaaaatattctggAAGCTCCAAAAGTCTACTTCTTGGTCTCGTTCGGATCTCCAGATCCTATTCTACCATTCCCgacaattgaaaaaaatgttcagggtGGTCTCGGCGGTCCAGGGGCCGCTGTtcggtgggtgggtggaggagagagggggagggaggaggaggaagcgcGCCTCGGCCGCCGCAGTTGGAGTCGGAGCAGGGGAGAACAGcttcaaaaaattattaaaaatcgaGGAAAAATCCTAGAAACTCTCTGTGGGCCTGAAAATCCCAGAGAGACCCCAGGCTCCCTGGAATAGAGGTTTCGGGTGTCAGTAAGGTCCGTACCTTCACCCCAGGAGCTCTAGATCGCAGTGGGGAAACTTGCGGAGTGTTCGGCTGCGGCCCACAAGGGCAGTAGCTAGGAAGGCTGTGCCCCGCTGGGGGTTGGGTGAGACGAAACCAGGGAACCCCCCTCCAGGAGGCATGCGGAACTCTGACCTCTCATTTGGGGGTGCCCCCTAGCCCTCTCTACACACCTCCTCCCCCGCTTCCTACCCCACCCAAATCTGCGCACTCAAGAAGCAACCAAACTGTAAGTAACCTTGGTGAACCGAGTGCTGGGGAAGAAGGCATGATCAGAAAGAGGGTGCCCAGGATCATGGGGTGCttagagggggtgggggagtctgcGAATATTGCAAGTCCTTGTAAATGGAGTTTGCAAAGCAACATGGCGAAACCACGGCAGGTCCAGAGCTGTGCATACGTGGGCATCCTGTTCTCTCGGCAAGGATTGCAAGGCAGCGGTTCTTTCAGATTGCCCCAAACgcacgtttttgtttttgttttttttttttcagtgtgactTCCGGGGTTCTCCTGAATTCCcagtttctcccccacccccacctccctccaaAGTGCCAACGCGGAGTCCTAAGGCTCAGACGGTTTGCCCCAAccttgggagtgtgtgtgtgggggggggggttctttatATGTTGGTATGGATTGTTAGGTCCCAACACCCTCTGGAGCCTCACTGTCAGAAATGGAGATTGGAAGATGAGGAAGCCACATGCAGGCACACGCACGGGATGCCAAACCCCCGGGGGGAGGACATCCTCACCTCACCCACGTTTTCCTCCACTAGTTAATCTAGCAAGGGACAGAATTAGCGTCTCTCCCAAGGGTGCAGGGCTACCTCACGCTCGAGCTGGGGAGGAGGCCAGCGCAGGGGTAGTCCTCCCGCAGTTTTTagggtctctgtgtgtttgaggtaGGGATGGAGCGGCTGGGCTTGCCTCTCCCTGAGAGCGCCGCCCGCTCACCTACCTCTAGCATCCAGGTGGCCACCATCCGGCGCATGTACGGTTGGATGTCCTTCTGCACGCACTTGAAATAGGAACACTGCGGGAGGTAGCGCTCCTCAATGGTCAACAGGTTCTGCAGGACGCGGTCTTCCAACAGGTTGCGGTCCGGCACGGCCCTGCGGACCGGGTCCACCTCGCAGCACAGCAGCTCCATAGCCAGCCGGCCACCACTCGGTCCCGactgtaaaatttttttttatttttggaggccCGGGGTAGGGAGTGCTTCCCTTACCTCCTTCCTTTGGCTGAATGGGAGAtttgggagaggaaagaaatggcaaaagagagagggagagagagagagagagagagagaaaagagtggaAGGTGGGCGAGCGGAGCCTCAAGGGCCTCCTGACTCGCACCGGTCCTTCCCTCCGAACTGCCCGGCTCTCCTCAGCTCGCTCTCCTCTTCTCGGAGGCAGTGACGCAAGCTGGAAGGGCAGTTAGATCTCCTCCCCCTCTCAggttcctcctccccttttcctcccctcctctggcgtccctcccctcctttcaatctctccctccctcccccccttccctcttGTTATTAAGGAGCACAGCAGCTGGCCTGACCAAACTTCAAACACGATCccccgctccccacccccaccccctctccctacTTCTCCGAGGCCCTCTCCCCATCCAGCCCCGCATGCTAGGGGCCCCGGATAGGGGAACCCACAAACCCCATGGATTCCTATTGATTATCCTTTCTGACATTCTGTAGGCATACCATGGGGGCATAAagagtgtgttctctctctctctctctctctctctctctctctctctcacttcggAGGTTTGCAATGTGATCATTAAAATAGCCCACTATTCAATTCAGGTAGATTTTACATGTGGATGAGCTCAGATAACTTAGAAGTAGACCCCCTAAATGAGGAACAAGGAAAGGGTGATTTGAGAAAATTGCAACCTCGCAAACCCAGGGATAAAGATTATGCCCCTCAAGCTTAGACTCCTGATAACTTTCGAGCGTTTTCCGGCCCCAAGCCACGTGcgtggagaggaagaggaggagggggtggatgTTGGAGAAAGGGGTGCTTCTCAAGCCTAGTAGAATATGACCCTCCTGCAGAAACCTTCCTGTTCTTGGGGGCGCCATTGGGCAACGCGGCCAGCCGCTCAGGGAAGCCTCAGGCCGGGGGGCAGGGCTAGCGGCAGTTCCTCCGCGGGCCTCGGCCACGCAGGAAAAACCCGCTTCCTCGCCCCTGCATCTGCTGACAAGCCGCCCTAGGTGTCTGCGCGGAGCGTGGCCACATTGATACAGCTTTCTAGGAAATGGCTCGGGAGGGgccagggagggggagagggagggtttAGGTTTGGCTCTCCCTGCGCCAGCAAGGCCACCCTTCCTTTCCCCGGGGGCGCCTGAGTCCTGCACCCCTCAATCCCCGATCCTGTGGGGGGCTCGCGCCTCATCCTTCCGCCAGGATTTTTGGGGTCGGCTCTGACATGTGCTCTAAAGCATTCTGTGGTCAAGGCTGTTGGTAGAGGGGGACACGTTGGCGTTTCCTCAcctccttcctgctcccaccCTGCCTTTAACTATATTAAAGGAGGAAGGGGCGACGACCCAGTGGTCCCCCGCATGGTGCCCACGCTGGCACGTGCAGATAGCATGGCGTGGGTTGCACCCTTCTAGGCACATGGAGGGCCACTGAGTCCCTCCTTCCTTAAGAAGGGGGGGCGATCAGGGACGCTTAAGGCTAGCGGAGGCTGGGGGAAGGCGGTGGCACGCAGTGGGAGCACCACCCGTGGGCCCTCGGAAAGGCCCGGGAGGGGAGGCAATAAAGCCGAGGTGCAAGCGTTTAACTCCGGCCCTGGGCCAGCCCCTTTAAACGAGGGTGGGGCGGAAGGGgtgggcggggggaggggaaTATCACTTTAAAAGGGTGAGTAAGAGTTTGGGGCGCCGTCTCCCCTCCCTCTATTTGCATAGCCAATAGCTCTGGGGCTCCTGCTACTGCGCGCTGATTGTTACCGGgcagattactttttttttttttttttttttttttttttaaagtaggacgCCTTCTCCGCTACATCAAAAGGAAGCCCGGGGAAGGCGGAGGGAGAGCGGGGACCCGGGCGGGCTAGGCCCGCACAGGGGCCCGGGCTCCTCGGACCCTATCAATGGCAGCGGGAATTAGTATCCAATCTACTGCATgtaaagaaaggggagggaaggggcggGCGAGGAAAATGTGTAATTGCAATGGAAGCCATTAGTTTTCGGAGATGGGTGGGGGAGAACTCATTGAAAAACTCAAGCTGCGAACTTAAGACGGAACGGTCCTGCGCCCAAGGTGACGCTTGTCTAGTGCACTCTTGTCCATCACTTGAGGGATTTATTCAAGATGGGCTTCCCGAATAGAGGTTTTGGTGTTATCGTGCACATATACCTAAATTTATGCTTTAAGACCCTATAAAGCAATTACTTAAAATTTCCCCAGGGCCACCTCTGAGGAGCAGATCTGACACTGCTCCTGCACAGGGGCACAAAGTACGGGGCGTCAGAGCTGTACTGAGGTATTCATCTACCCCAAGAGAGAAGCCTGGGGGGGCATCctaccccccaccaccactcgAAGGCTAGCCACGCAGTCTCCTCGGCATCTCCAGTGAAGACAGCATCCGGAGGTCGGGGGCGGAGAAGAGGCGGGTGGTCGTCGTCGGGGCTAGCCCACCCGGAGGATAAAGTCTGGGTGGCAGGTCCTCCCAGAGCCAGCGGAGGGCCCCTCGCCTCTTCCATCCCCCACTCCTGGCTTTGCAGTGAAATTCCAGCGGGGAGGGGATCttgggggtgggagaggtggcCTGCGGCTGAGAGAGCtgcggaggggggggggaagagggtcGCGGGAcggaggccccttggtctggtGATGGGAAAGTTAAAGCGTGTCCCGCAGGAGaggccctctgcatcagctcccccATCCTCCGCCCCCTCCTACTGAGGGTTCCTGAAGGTGAACCTCGCTGCGAATCCGTCCCCAGCACGTGGGGTGCGGCGTGAGAGGGTGCGGAGGTTGGCAGCATGTTCCTTGAGAGGTTGGGACTGGAATTGTGTTTTCTCTGTCGGTTGCCACTCTGACCACGtgtttaaaaatcttcatttcttttttttttttccttcatttctttctttctttctttctttctttctttctttctttctttctttctttctttctttttaaataaaaagtgcGCCAGTTAGTACATGAGAAAGGGCATACCGCCTTAGGGGCAAGTGTACTTAATTTCTTGCGTGTGGACTCGGGTGTGCAGAGGCACGAGTGTGCTCTGCTGTGGAGGTAGCGCCAGGGTTAATAAGAGCTCTCCTCCCTtaccacttctttttttaaacccCCGAAGGTGGAAAGATCCTTTACTGAGTAGGGACCCAGGTAGAGTGATAAACTTGAATCAAATACGAGTTTTCCTGAACTTCCATCCCTCCGGGACGTGCCCCCTCTCGTCTCCCTCCCTCTTGTGCCTAGCAGTTTCGGTTGGAAAGTGTACAAAGCCTGTAGGTGTAAGGTGCAGCCGGGTGTTGGGTGTTTATAGGCAT includes:
- the Ccnd2 gene encoding G1/S-specific cyclin-D2, producing the protein MELLCCEVDPVRRAVPDRNLLEDRVLQNLLTIEERYLPQCSYFKCVQKDIQPYMRRMVATWMLEVCEEQKCEEEVFPLAMNYLDRFLAGVPTPKTHLQLLGAVCMFLASKLKETIPLTAEKLCIYTDNSVKPQELLEWELVVLGKLKWNLAAVTPHDFIEHILRKLPQQKEKLSLIRKHAQTFIALCATDFKFAMYPPSMIATGSVGAAICGLQQDDEVNTLTCDALTELLAKITHTDVDCLKACQEQIEAVLLNSLQQFRQEQHNGSKSVEDPDQATTPTDVRDVDL